TTGATTTACCTCTTCGCATATGGCCTTTGGCTAATTGCGATACTGTCTGTCGTCACGAGCATCGCCTGGATATGGGAGTACACGCTTGGTACCTCTACAGGGTACGTCGCTTCGGGAGCCAGCATTGGCTCCGCTTCCTTCATGACCCTTTTGTATGGTGGTGGAATTGCTGTTTGTGGCTTTGCAATGTTCATGTCTGCAAAAGGTCTGTACAAGAGGTACCGCCTGGACAGACGCGATCCATTAGGCACCCAAATTGACAGCGCGTACGTGACGCCCTTCTTCTATGCCTACCTATGGCTTGCCGCTGCGCTTGCCGTAGCGTTTGTAAACGCCCACTACATGGTGTCTATTGGCGTCGATATTCAGGGATTCTAGAGCAAATACCGCTCCTGGTCTCATTGTTGTATCACCGGAATTGCCATTCTCACATCTTGCCCTCACTTGTTCGTGCACCCGCATCCGTAGCCCGCATGCCGTACAATACGGACATGGTGGACGCAACGACGCCCCCCACCCTCGCGAACGGCCCCATGCGTGAGCGTCTGGGCTCCGTCCCGGCGCGTCCGGGCGTCTACCTCTTCAAGAACGCCTCCAGCCAGTTCATCTACGTCGGCAAGGCGGCCAACCTGCGCAACCGGCTGCGCTCCTACTTCGGCACGCCCCTCGGCCTCGTCCCCAAGATACGCCGCATGGTGCAGCAGGCCCGCGACTTCGAGTTCGTCGTCACCCACTCGGAGAGCGAGGCCCTCATCCTCGAGAACACCCTCATCAAGCGGCACCGCCCGCCCTTCAACACTCGCCTGCGCGACGACAAGACGTACCCGTACATCAAGATCGACCCCAGCGAGGATTTTCCGCAGGTCTACTTCACCCGCCGCGTCCAGAACGACGGCGCGCGCTACTTCGGGCCCTTCGCAAGCGCGGACTCCGTGCGCAAGACCCTCGCGCTGCTCAAGAAGCTCTTCCCGTACCGCTCCTGCACCAAGACCATCACCGGAACGGACGCGCGCCCCTGCCTCGAGTACTACATCCACCGCTGCGTCGCACCGTGCGTCGGCTACGCGGATCGGGACAACTACATGGAGGTCATCGAGCAGGTGCTCATGTTCCTCGACGGCAAGACGACGGACGTCGTTCGGCAGCTCAACCACCGCATGCACGAGGCCGCGGAGAAGCTCGAGTTCGAGCGTGCCGCCCGCCTGCGCGACCAGGTGCAGGCCATCCAGCGCGTCGGCGAGGACCAGAAGGTCGTCTCGCTGCGCAACCAGGACACCGACGTCATCGCGATGGCCCAGGAGCGCAACGAGGCGTGGGTGGAGGCGTTCTTCATCCGCAACGGCAAGCTCGTCGGCCGCGACCACTTCATCATGGACGGCGTCCAGGACGAGGAGGAGGGGCGCGTCCTCGGCACCTTCATCCAGCAATTCTACGACCGGGCCTCCTACGTGCCGCCCACCATCCTGCTGCAGCACCCCGCCGACGACACGCCCCTGCTGACCGAGTGGCTCACGGGCCGCCGCGGCACGAACGTGCAGCTGCAGGTGCCCGTCCGCGGTGAGAAGCGCCGCCTCGTCGCAATGGTGGCGGAGAACGCGACGCAGGGGCTCAGCATGTCGAGGGCGCAGCGGCTCGCGGGGCAGGGAGCCCTCGACTCGGCGATGGCTGAGGTGCAGGAGGCGCTCAGCCTGCCACGCCTGCCCAAGCGCATCGAGTGCTACGACATTTCGCACGTCCAGGGTTCCGACACTGTTGGCAGCATGGTCGTCTTCCAGAACGGCGCGCCGCGCAAGGAGCACTACCGCCGCTTCAAGGTCAAGACCGTCGAGGGCCCCGACGACTTCGAGTCAATGCGTGAGGTGCTGCGCCGCCGCTTCGCCCGCATGGCCGCCACGCTCCCGACCGAGGACAACGCCGAGGACGCACCCAACGCGAGCGTAGAGAACGCCGAGCAACTGTCTGAAGCTCCGGACGGCAAGGCGTGGGAGAACGTGCCCGACCTCGTCCTCATCGACGGCGGCAAAGGGCAGCTCTCAGCCGTGCACGGGGTGTTCCTGGAGATGGGACTCTCAACGGACGTGGTTCCATTGGCGTCGCTGGCCAAGCGCGAGGAGGAGATCTTCGTGCCACACAGCCCGGAGCCGACGATGCTGCCGCGCAACTCACAGGGCCTTTTCCTCGTCCAGCGCGTCCGTGACGAGGCCCACCGGTTCGCCGTCACCTACCACCAGCGGCTCCGCTCCAAGCGCCAGACCCGCTCCGGCCTGGACACCGTCCACGGCATCGGCCCCAAGCGCCGCCGCATGCTCATGCAGCGTTTCGGCAGTGTGGCGGCCATCCGGGAAGCGACGTTGGAGGAGCTTTCGGCGGTGCCCGGCATGACGCGGGCATTGGCGCAGAACGTGAAGGAGCAACTGTAGGCGATTCGCCTACGCCTGCGGCGGCGGCACCTTCCACGACGCCAGCCGCCGGACGCCCTCCTCCAGGTCCTCGTCCGACAGCGTGAGCGAGAGCCGGATGTAGCCCTCGCCGTACTTGCCGTAGCCCGTCCCCGGCGTCACCACCATGT
This genomic window from Chloroflexota bacterium contains:
- the uvrC gene encoding excinuclease ABC subunit UvrC → MVDATTPPTLANGPMRERLGSVPARPGVYLFKNASSQFIYVGKAANLRNRLRSYFGTPLGLVPKIRRMVQQARDFEFVVTHSESEALILENTLIKRHRPPFNTRLRDDKTYPYIKIDPSEDFPQVYFTRRVQNDGARYFGPFASADSVRKTLALLKKLFPYRSCTKTITGTDARPCLEYYIHRCVAPCVGYADRDNYMEVIEQVLMFLDGKTTDVVRQLNHRMHEAAEKLEFERAARLRDQVQAIQRVGEDQKVVSLRNQDTDVIAMAQERNEAWVEAFFIRNGKLVGRDHFIMDGVQDEEEGRVLGTFIQQFYDRASYVPPTILLQHPADDTPLLTEWLTGRRGTNVQLQVPVRGEKRRLVAMVAENATQGLSMSRAQRLAGQGALDSAMAEVQEALSLPRLPKRIECYDISHVQGSDTVGSMVVFQNGAPRKEHYRRFKVKTVEGPDDFESMREVLRRRFARMAATLPTEDNAEDAPNASVENAEQLSEAPDGKAWENVPDLVLIDGGKGQLSAVHGVFLEMGLSTDVVPLASLAKREEEIFVPHSPEPTMLPRNSQGLFLVQRVRDEAHRFAVTYHQRLRSKRQTRSGLDTVHGIGPKRRRMLMQRFGSVAAIREATLEELSAVPGMTRALAQNVKEQL